agaatatgaggaaaagagaatcatgatctaagagatatggattgagagtgaattgtatccactagggggaggaaggtccgagTAACGCAAGACATAGATgtacggatggtcgaaaatctgaatttgatccgcatccaaatccatccgaatccatttagaggtatcccTATTTGGCTAGGGAATATCCGGATTCGCTCacatccaatccgtttacatgcCTAGTGTCAGTCTTATAAATGTGACCTAATATAGTATTAACCTTGTATATTTAACCCATTGAAATGTCAGCTCAACAAATTTTCAGTTTCCTCTCCCCATTCTCAATCATAATCAATCTATAGCTAAGGATCTTCAACCTCTTAGTCAATTTCCCCTGATATTTTTCTAGCAATATCAACCATCGAAACATATTCTGCCCTTTGTAGACCTTCAATTGGTAAAATCCAACGGTAGGATCATTCCTTTACAGACCTACTTTTGGTAAAATCCAACTATAGGATTCATCATAACAGTACCTTGTTTTCAATGATACCTATCACATATTAGTATAGTGTTATACATACATGGGCTCAAAACAGTGTTTCTAACTATGAATTTAATTAAAGCCCATATAGAAAGCCCTTAACTAAAAACCCATTCCCATATGGTTTTGACAGACCAAAACTAGgttctatcatcatcaacctctcttctttctctctctctccccccccccccccctcccctccccttttttgTAGAAATAATGGCTAATTAGCCACTGGGCAGCGACATAAGACACACAGACACCAAGAAAGGGGGGGTTCACCATGCCCAGAGGCGTGCGGCCAGCCTGCGCCTGCTAGTACTGGCAGCCtcccctctttcctcttcttcttgcttctacttctcctatttcttctcttgtaTTTCTGCTAAAaccccatctcttctcttcctctaaatatttttttttcaaataaacccaaaatcagaaatggagagagaagaCCTACCTCTTGGAGAAATCAGATCCCTCTTTCAGCTTGGACACTTCAAATCCTTGCTTCTTACTCCTTGCCTCCAAGATTTCAGCCCTCAATTCACCCAAATTATATAAATTAAGTTTAATCAGTGTTCTTGACATGTCATAGTCCATATGTTCATAGTTTGTCATAACAATGCCTAATTTACATATTAATCATAAAGCACTCACATTGAAATGTCACCATTTGTTTGATAAAATTCCCCAATCAACATTGAGAGTAATGTAAGCACTATATATAGTTCCATATTCATTAGACATTCCCATTTTATTCATATATTGCTTTATGCCACAGGTATTAGGCCCTTATTTAACCGAATAAACCCACATGCAATCAATTATTATACCCCTTGAACCCATTATTCCAAGTGAATCATAGTAAACCcaatttcacttaaattgaacccaTATGCTTTAATCAACCCAACTAATTTAGGCCCACTACAAGTCATTGTTCCTCTTTTGGGCTGGCCCATGCCAAACCCCATTAATTCATATTAAACCCATGATTTTAATATAAGAattatttcaaaaaatcaaatgattAAATAATAcagtttttatgatttttgacAAATCTAACgacatcaaaataaatattataatatGTAGTAAGAAATGGGGAATTACATCCTCCCCCTTATAAAAAATTTCGTCCCCCATAATTTGTACATATATAATTATAGGAAAAAGACctctgtctaggagtgtggcctaagccagcactcctatgagtctatcgctctcctccccatgtgaaaagacacctttgtccccttgttttaaagaggagagagatagacacatgggagtgctggtgtaggccacactcctgtacagaaaactgcttccctataaTTATATACCTCCATCGCTAATTCGTTAAGTATAATAAttggataaattacacatcaccccttggttttcaaacgaaactcagatcaccctctgatttttgaaaaaaactcaaatcaccccctctacagtaacgatgttagtctgctattagttattggtgtgaaaggactattttacccttgtactaaaacattagaattaaatttataatactacccttccttcatcttcaacattggtcaatgGTAGTTTatggatttaaatttatttaactggttgacatcatcacttatcaacataaaactaacagtagggactaatttgtcatattggggtctaaaccaggggtgatttgagttttttcaaaaacccgagggtgatctaagtttcgtttaaaaaccagggggtgacgtgtaatttaccaaaaacaatGTTGTTCACATAACATTGGACATTTCCTTTATTCAATTCTAAAATGGTCTAGATCATAGAAAAGCCAATTTGATCATCAAAATACAAGTTGAATATGGTAATCAACCATATaaacatgaaaaatattttcttgaatTCCTTCAAATCACATTGATGTCAATCTTCATTCCCTTATTACAGTGCCCCGAGAAACCACAAATGAAATAGTTATGTCCTGCAGCTAACAATTTAATCGAATCATTACCGCTAGTGAAGGTCTTAAACCTTGAGGAAACTTGACAATTATTGTATCCATGGATGTCTACCTCCACCACATTATGTAATGACGTATCGTAGTTGAAAACTAAATCACAAGTACATATAAAGTTAGCTAtgcaatcaaaatcaaaatcaaaatttatgcagAAAGAGTCAATGTGGTAATGGTTAAGTTATCCTACCAAGTGTGTCACCTACAGTGAATGTCTTCTCACTAGGCCAGTCCCTAACATTGAAATTCCAGCCCAAACTATCACCAACGATGTAGGTAGCAGCATATGCGATCTTGAATGGGATGAAGATGCAAAGCAGAAGAGCGATTGTTGTTACTGTAACTTGCTTTGCATTGTCTCGTCCTTGGGGAGCCATTGTAGCACTTAACAGGGAAAGGAGATGGAAAACTATTGTACTTTGGGACTCTAAGTTGAAGAATGAGTTCAAGATTGATTGcctttttaaaatgattttgaGGAACTAATATAGATTTGGGAGAAATCTTGAGAGGAAACCTAATTatgaactgttttttttttttggtggtaaatATCAATAAATGACTAAATATATGATTCATGCACCTACAATAAATATAGTCTAATTTTGTGTGCATATCTATCTTAGATATTTTAAGAATTGACAGCTTGATTGATTGCCTTTTATATAGATTTTGGAGAACTAAtaaatattttgggaaaatcttGAAAGGACACttaattatgaattttttttttggtaaatatcaaTAAATGATTAAAGATACATGCAAAAACCTACAATAAATATATAGTCTAATTTTGTGTGCatatctatcttttttttttttttatagaaaaatcaaaacaaaacttaattaaacaaaaaggaaGTTACATTGTTTTTATAACCATACTCTGCCGCTTGCAGCAGGCAGAGGTAGCAAGATCATTTGCCACTGAAATAAAAGTCCCTTTTCTCTTAATAATATTTACATTAGAGAAATGGTTAAGAGAAGAGTGAATGTCccacccgaaaaaaaaaaaaaaaaaaaaagatctccCATGGCAATTTGAAAATGTCCTTTGTAAGCCATCAGACCACGTCCTCACACTTCGTCCAAATCTCCAAGCTCTTATTAGTCAGCCTTTGATGAATCTTAAACCTGATAGAAGACCTTTTATTTCTGCCTCCTGAGTTATTCCTGTGAAACCAAAATCCATTTAAGCAAAAATAAAGGATTGATTTAAAATTTCAATGCAAGCCCATCTTGCTTTACCAGATTTGGCTAAGAAGCTTCCATCAAAGACTAAAGTCAGGACTTAGGATCGCGTGGCTTCCAAGTAGTCCTTCACGTATAGTTTTAGGGGTGGGGTTTGGGGTTGAGATCTACTATCCAACGTTTAATGTTGTTCATGAGATTATAGAGGTTGGGTAGGGAGTGTAGGAATTGGCATTAGTTTCTAgttatccaaataaaatagcatGTAATGGAGAAAACAGAGAGTGAACTTTTCATCTAAGGAAGGATTTTCATTTGACAAAAAAAGGTTGATTAAGAGGTTTATTACAGAAGAATCTTGGACGTATTCTATTCTTAATCCCAGTGGTCCTGCTGATCAAATGTGCGTAGAGAAAGGGCACGAGAGAAAAATATGCCATACCGATTCCTGTTCAGAATTACAAAGAACacaaaaattttcaatatttAGAAAATGACTGAGATGATCCTTTGTTGGTAGCCCTCTATTTAATGATTTCCACAAAAACATCTTGAACTTTGGGTGAATAGGTAAATTCCATGGCAATTTTCAAAGAGAAGTATGGTTTACATTATTTAGAGATCTACCACCAAGATTGGAGAAACCTGCCATTACATAGAAGTTTAGCTGCTATTGTGGTAAGGATCCATTATTTGCATAGGGGcagaaaataaaatcagatAGACGGTTAATTGCTAGGGGGATCTGGATGATGAGTGGGACAATAGGAGGAGGGAAGATGGTAGCAATGAGGGGTATGTTCCCAAATCGATTAATCAATAGCTCTGACACAGTTGAAAAGGTTATGAGGGATTGGATTGGAGATCTAATGTAGAGCTTAGGCCATTTAGTTTTCCAGATATCATTCccaagtcctcccaaaaatcccataacAGTGGGCAACTCCCGTTGACTTAGCATTTGTTCCACATTAGAAGTGATAGGAAGTAGAGAATTCTGCTCCTCATACACATCCTCTTGAAATCAACAAAATATTGGGTCAATGGGTGACCCGGCCTTTCGATCAGATCGATCTATAGAATTCTTGGGACAGATCATAGATGCAAAAAAGATGATTCTGTCCAAAATATAAAACATCAAGGTACTTCCACAACTCCTTGACAGTGTCAATGTGAGTCACCAGATTAACAATTTGGTTCTCCATAGAATTCAATATCTGTCCCAAGATCCTTGCATCAATAGTATCCCATAATGGGTCATCCTCAAGTTTAGTTTTGAACAAATGATCCTGCTGATCACATTCGGTCAGAACCAACTTAACAATTTTTCTCCATTGTTGAAAGTTGGTGAATCACCTCCAATTTCTTTTCAGTAATACgatttgatgatgaagataaAACTTCAGTCACCATACtctttgattgatcaaacaTTATTTATATCCAATAGATGGAGTAAAGATGCAAAtaaaatctagaaaaatcgATTCCCAATAAATACTGACCAATATCGATTTTGTCAGAAAAACTTGACAAAAAATCGGTCTAGAAGGAGAGGAAACTTCAGCAAGCtccaaaattctgcaattttgtcTTTACAGTGGTTCAGAAATCTTCAACAAGCTCCAAAAATCCcagaaaacttaaaaaaatgagagttccaAAAGCTCAATAAAAATCGATTTTTGCCCTGGGAGAAATcgatctcaaaaccctaacagggtGTTGCCGATATTGTTCTTCAAATCTCAACTCAATCTCAACTCCATCAATCACCCAAAAAACATAaaggagacctagttcttaatttagAATATAAACTAGTCTCTTAAACAATCCCAAAATatagcatagggtgctgcattCCTTCAATCGAAAGGATAAAAAAGGTGCAAAGCTTCAATATACCACAaaccaaggagaagaagatgaccAGCAAGAGCTTTAACAGTGcctacagctctgataccatgtaaataatgagtaaaaaagaaaaagaagggaatgaaaaattgagagagagaggaagagagcagATTCTGCAACTTGGGAGTCGCAACTTATGTTGGACCTCCCACAACCCTTCAATCTATAATTAATGAACAagggaaaaacaagaaaagtacataagaaataaaataacatgaaatacctattctaccctttcCCTAATCTCGGCATTAGTGCCTCGCTAATACTGAGAGCACATTATCACCTAACAGAGACAATAAATAGCATCGTGGAAATCTTGACCCCCACtcaattacaattttacccatGTACATGTAATGGACTCAAAATCGACGTAATTAAATCTATATAAGtccaataataattatgtggGCTACTGCAGATTACCAAACACAATCCAACAaatctccaccttggcttgGATTTTGCAAGCCACCCTGAAGAAAAACAATGTTAATGTCAATTCTGTAAACTACATTATTATCTTTGATGTCCGCCATACTCAAACTGGCATGGCCCATACCGCCATCCAGGTGCCCTGCACAACTCATTGCCACATTTATATGGTGACTCCATGATACTTCTCCTACTATTACAACATGATTAGAGAGATCACTTCCACTCATAAGATCCGAAGCACAAGAGAGACGTTTTCTTTCCAGATTTATATTACTACTTGCTAGTATTAAAATTAGCAAATGAGAAAGATGCCTAACCATATATGATCTTCAACATTTTCAAGCGGTCACTTCATTTTCCAAGATAAATCAAAGAAATACTTCACTTCCACACTCTCACGGATGGGTCCCATTTTGTGTTGAGCCCTAATATTCCACATTGAAGACAAGCGTCACATTTGGCACTAGTGCTAAATTGAACGGCTGAGATATCTTCGTCATTTGTCTTATATCCCATCGACATCAatatggattaaaatcctctccaattccctaaaagtacAGTTCGGggctgagagctcgacacatggaagatgctAAATCCAACGGTGCCGAGCTCAATtgacctaatttttttttcttctcgagcttggcACAATTATATTTACGTGTCGAACTCTCAACCCCAAACTGCAGATTCGGTGCTTTTTGAATtggattggttttttttttgttccaatcCATATATGGCCCCAATCCTTAATACAGAGAATATCTTCTGCTACAGCTAAAATACGCATATGGAGCTTCTGCGCTAAAATTTGAATATTTGAGTGTTACGAGTTTACACAGTTACAGTatcttcatttatttattttgttgtcAACAGGAGGTACCTATCTCCATCTAGAGTTCTGGACTATGGCAATGGCAGATTGGCAGGTCGAGATTTTGTCGGCTTATTTagcagaagaaaaaaagagagataaaaatgaAATCGTGGCGATCAAAAACCATTACGTCTCCTCCTCGCTCCTCAATCCACTCGGTCAAAGGTCTCTCTCTCGGTCATGTGctatctctttctttaattGTAACGATGGAAGTcttaattttatatgatttcCACTTTTAACCGAAATCCCCAACGGCAATAAAGCCTGGAAACCCAAGGATTCTCCGCCAAACCCCGCAGAATTGGACGCACGTCTTCCTTGAGACACCTTCAAAATGACTATGGGGCTTTCCCCCTTATTATCGGGAGTTCTTCAAGGGGAACCCTCCCATTTTCTTCTCCGTTCATTTCATACCCAAACATGGCTAACATGGCTGTCTGTCGTGACGTTTTCTTTTCCTGATTCTTTCTTAGGATCTTTCGAGGTCTTTGGAGGACCTCCGTCTTTGGGTTCTCTCTCTTTAGCCGTTTCT
The nucleotide sequence above comes from Telopea speciosissima isolate NSW1024214 ecotype Mountain lineage chromosome 3, Tspe_v1, whole genome shotgun sequence. Encoded proteins:
- the LOC122653899 gene encoding basic blue protein-like, coding for MAPQGRDNAKQVTVTTIALLLCIFIPFKIAYAATYIVGDSLGWNFNVRDWPSEKTFTVGDTLVFNYDTSLHNVVEVDIHGYNNCQVSSRFKTFTSGNDSIKLLAAGHNYFICGFSGHCNKGMKIDINVI